One window from the genome of Microaerobacter geothermalis encodes:
- a CDS encoding cell wall elongation regulator TseB-like domain-containing protein gives MKKWLWIVIAILFMIPGYISYDLYSSLKEQKTSLPREVLQLIKDKTVLTEVTYVDFYYGSEAYWVIKGNDQKKQPVYVWVREDLNSYYVEYASRGRSEEELRRQVAAVNPEGVLVHLVPAREGKKVYWEAKVKNKNGDFIYYLYDFYSGELWKSYLLKNRT, from the coding sequence ATGAAAAAATGGCTGTGGATCGTGATAGCTATCCTGTTTATGATACCCGGATATATTAGTTATGATCTCTATTCATCATTAAAAGAACAAAAAACGTCCCTTCCAAGGGAAGTTCTGCAATTAATCAAGGATAAAACCGTATTGACTGAAGTGACCTATGTTGATTTTTACTATGGATCAGAAGCATATTGGGTGATTAAAGGAAATGATCAAAAAAAACAGCCCGTCTATGTTTGGGTGAGAGAGGATTTGAACAGTTATTATGTGGAATACGCTTCTCGGGGTCGTTCCGAGGAGGAACTCAGGCGCCAGGTTGCTGCGGTAAATCCTGAAGGAGTTTTAGTTCATTTGGTTCCTGCCCGGGAAGGGAAAAAAGTATATTGGGAGGCAAAGGTAAAAAATAAAAATGGTGACTTTATATATTATCTTTATGATTTTTATTCGGGAGAGCTTTGGAAATCATATCTCCTAAAAAATAGGACCTAA